The Georgenia faecalis genome includes a window with the following:
- a CDS encoding HelD family protein: MDLTQTQERSSGPAWADDQAFVARAYARLDELRTDYRQRLAEVRRAGPSGSPQNRSERDAFAAHYEDTLARLDQVENRLVFGRLDLTDTTRRYIGRIGLADAEHTSLLIDWRAPAAQPFYQATAAHPGDVVRRRHLMTRERHVVGAEDELLDTAAADLPEGLTGEGALFAAMAAAREGRMSDIVATIQAEQDRVIRAPREGVLVVQGGPGTGKTAVALHRAAYLLYTYRERLERSGVLLVGPSRVFLRYIEQVLPSLGETDVVATTMGELLADVPATGTEPEAAAEVKGRAVMAEVLRRAVRALPRPLAGPVVLDVDGEHLVLEPDDVRRAQERARRTGKPHNVARKTYANAALDALVRRWAQEKGLDEAAERDYLRASVRESVDARREINLCWMPTSPQTLLRRLYSDPALLARHAPMLTAAERAALRRDPDAALTPADLPLLDELAHLLGELERPEAERARRARAAERAAEVAYAEHAIAADGLGAGMVDAATLAGRFTERGPRLTTAERAVGDREWTFGHIVVDEAQELSPMAWRALLRRCPTRSMTLVGDLDQRSGHTRASSWSDVLGDAARENVREEVLTINYRTPASVMDSAAAVLRARGGAHAVPARSARDVPDALRTTRLAAPGDLDGLVHVVSDELAALDAGRLAVITAPGRTADVHAALADRVPDVAGPGTDPLTARALVLDPVAAKGLEFDVVVLLEPEEIGATGPGDLYVAMTRPTKRLHVVHSADLPPGLVQPE, from the coding sequence GTGGACCTCACCCAGACGCAGGAGCGGTCGAGCGGACCGGCATGGGCCGACGACCAGGCCTTCGTCGCGCGCGCCTACGCCCGCCTCGACGAGCTGCGCACCGACTACCGCCAGCGCCTCGCCGAGGTCCGCCGGGCCGGGCCGTCCGGCTCCCCGCAGAACCGCTCCGAGCGGGACGCGTTCGCCGCGCACTACGAGGACACCCTCGCGCGCCTGGACCAGGTGGAGAACCGGCTCGTCTTCGGCCGCCTCGACCTCACCGACACGACCCGGCGGTACATCGGGCGCATCGGCCTCGCCGACGCCGAGCACACCTCCCTGCTCATCGACTGGCGGGCGCCCGCGGCACAGCCCTTCTACCAGGCCACGGCGGCCCACCCGGGCGACGTCGTCCGCCGCCGCCACCTCATGACGCGCGAACGGCACGTGGTCGGCGCCGAGGACGAGCTCCTCGACACCGCCGCGGCCGACCTGCCCGAGGGCCTCACCGGCGAGGGCGCGCTCTTCGCCGCCATGGCCGCCGCGCGCGAGGGCCGGATGAGCGACATCGTCGCCACCATCCAGGCGGAGCAGGACCGCGTCATCCGCGCGCCGCGCGAGGGCGTCCTCGTCGTCCAGGGTGGGCCGGGCACCGGCAAGACCGCCGTCGCCCTGCACCGGGCGGCCTACCTGCTCTACACTTACCGCGAGCGCCTCGAGCGCTCGGGCGTGCTCCTCGTCGGGCCCAGCCGGGTGTTCCTGCGCTACATCGAGCAGGTCCTGCCCTCCCTCGGCGAGACCGACGTCGTCGCGACGACCATGGGCGAGCTGCTCGCCGACGTCCCGGCCACCGGCACGGAGCCGGAGGCGGCCGCCGAGGTCAAGGGCCGGGCGGTGATGGCGGAGGTGCTGCGCCGGGCCGTGCGGGCCCTGCCGCGCCCGCTCGCCGGCCCGGTGGTGCTCGACGTCGACGGCGAGCACCTCGTCCTCGAGCCCGACGACGTCCGCCGCGCGCAGGAGCGCGCCCGGCGCACCGGCAAGCCGCACAACGTGGCCCGCAAGACCTACGCCAACGCCGCGCTCGACGCCCTCGTGCGGCGCTGGGCCCAGGAGAAGGGGCTCGACGAGGCGGCCGAGCGGGACTACCTGCGGGCCTCCGTCCGGGAGTCCGTCGACGCGCGCCGCGAGATCAACCTGTGCTGGATGCCGACGTCGCCGCAGACCCTGCTGCGCCGGCTGTACTCCGACCCGGCGCTCCTCGCCCGCCACGCGCCCATGCTCACCGCGGCGGAGCGGGCCGCCCTGCGGCGCGACCCGGACGCCGCCCTCACCCCCGCCGATCTGCCCCTCCTCGACGAGCTCGCCCATCTCCTCGGTGAGCTCGAGCGGCCCGAGGCCGAGCGAGCCCGCCGCGCCCGGGCCGCCGAGCGCGCCGCCGAGGTGGCCTACGCCGAGCACGCCATCGCCGCCGACGGCCTGGGCGCCGGCATGGTCGACGCTGCCACGCTCGCCGGGCGCTTCACCGAGCGCGGGCCGCGCCTCACCACCGCCGAGCGGGCGGTCGGGGACCGCGAGTGGACCTTCGGGCACATCGTCGTCGACGAGGCCCAGGAGCTCTCCCCCATGGCGTGGCGCGCGCTCCTGCGGCGCTGCCCGACGCGCTCGATGACCCTCGTCGGCGACCTCGACCAGCGCTCGGGGCACACCCGCGCCTCCTCGTGGTCGGACGTCCTCGGGGACGCGGCCCGGGAGAACGTCCGCGAGGAGGTGCTCACCATCAACTACCGCACCCCCGCCAGCGTCATGGACTCGGCGGCCGCCGTGCTGCGCGCCCGGGGCGGCGCCCACGCCGTCCCGGCCCGCTCCGCCCGGGACGTCCCGGACGCCCTGCGCACCACCCGCCTCGCCGCGCCGGGCGACCTCGACGGCCTCGTGCACGTCGTCAGCGACGAGCTCGCCGCCCTCGACGCGGGGCGACTGGCCGTCATCACCGCGCCCGGGCGGACCGCCGACGTCCACGCCGCGCTTGCCGACCGGGTGCCCGACGTCGCCGGCCCCGGCACGGACCCGCTCACCGCGCGGGCGCTCGTCCTCGACCCGGTGGCCGCCAAGGGGCTGGAGTTCGACGTCGTCGTCCTCCTCGAGCCCGAGGAGATCGGCGCGACCGGCCCCGGGGACCTCTACGTCGCCATGACCCGCCCGACGAAGCGGCTGCACGTCGTCCACAGCGCCGACCTGCCGCCGGGGCTGGTCCAGCCCGAGTGA
- the serA gene encoding phosphoglycerate dehydrogenase has product MRALLLENPHPNADAALSALGLDVVRHAGAMDEDELIAALEDVQVLGIRSKTQVSARVLAAAPQLLAIGAFCIGTNQIDLAAAAREGIAVFNAPFSNTRSVVELAVAEIIALNRRLTERDSALHAGVWEKSAAGAHEVRGRTLGIVGYGNIGTQLSVVAEALGMRVVFFDNAEKLALGNAQRMPSLDALLEVADVVTLHVDGRAGNAGMFGREQFERMRPGAIFLNLSRGFLVDYAALRDHVRSGHVAGAAVDVFPDEPKRNGDPFDSELRTLPNVILTPHVGGSTEEAQEGIGSFVSHKLARYLADGTTTMSVNVPSLVLEPAAQARYRVSYLHRNTPGVLALVNQTFAEHGANIEGQILGTRGEIGYVITDIGTSLPDEAIAALSEVEDTIRLRVLPAT; this is encoded by the coding sequence GTGCGCGCCCTCCTCCTCGAGAACCCCCACCCCAACGCCGACGCCGCCCTGAGCGCGCTCGGCCTCGACGTCGTCCGGCACGCCGGCGCGATGGACGAGGACGAGCTCATCGCCGCGCTCGAGGACGTGCAGGTGCTCGGCATCCGGTCGAAGACCCAGGTGAGCGCGCGCGTCCTGGCGGCCGCGCCGCAGCTGCTCGCCATCGGGGCCTTCTGCATCGGCACCAACCAGATCGACCTGGCGGCGGCGGCCCGGGAGGGCATCGCCGTCTTCAACGCCCCGTTCTCCAACACCCGGTCCGTCGTCGAGCTGGCGGTCGCGGAGATCATCGCCCTCAACCGCCGCCTCACCGAGCGGGACAGCGCCCTGCACGCCGGGGTGTGGGAGAAGTCCGCGGCCGGGGCCCACGAGGTGCGCGGGCGGACCCTCGGCATCGTCGGGTACGGCAACATCGGCACGCAGCTGTCCGTCGTCGCCGAGGCCCTCGGCATGCGGGTGGTCTTCTTCGACAACGCGGAGAAGCTCGCCCTCGGCAACGCCCAGCGGATGCCCAGCCTCGACGCGCTGCTCGAGGTCGCCGACGTCGTCACCCTGCACGTGGACGGCCGCGCGGGCAACGCCGGGATGTTCGGCCGCGAGCAGTTCGAGCGGATGCGTCCCGGGGCAATCTTCCTCAACCTCTCGCGCGGGTTCCTCGTCGACTACGCCGCCCTGCGCGACCACGTGCGCTCCGGGCACGTGGCGGGCGCCGCCGTCGACGTCTTCCCCGACGAGCCCAAGCGCAACGGCGACCCGTTCGACTCCGAGCTGCGGACGCTGCCCAACGTCATCCTCACGCCGCACGTGGGCGGGTCCACCGAGGAGGCGCAGGAGGGCATCGGCTCGTTCGTCTCGCACAAGCTCGCCCGCTACCTCGCCGACGGGACGACGACGATGAGCGTCAACGTGCCCTCCCTCGTCCTCGAGCCGGCCGCCCAGGCCCGCTACCGGGTGAGCTACCTGCACCGCAACACCCCCGGCGTGCTCGCCCTGGTCAACCAGACCTTCGCCGAGCACGGCGCGAACATCGAGGGCCAGATCCTCGGGACCCGCGGGGAGATCGGCTACGTCATCACCGACATCGGCACCTCCCTGCCGGACGAGGCGATCGCCGCCCTCAGCGAGGTGGAGGACACCATCCGGCTGCGGGTGCTCCCCGCGACCTGA
- the mgrA gene encoding L-glyceraldehyde 3-phosphate reductase has translation MTYVAADDRYSSMTYRRCGRSGLDLPAIALGLWQNFGAANAPETQQAIVLRAFDRGVTHIDLANNYGPPPGAAEEFFGRLLARELAPYRDELVVSTKAGYEMWPGPYGDGGSRKYLLASLDASLARMGLDYVDIFYSHRDDPTTPLEETLGALKTAVDSGRALYAGISSYSAVRVAQALEVAAEIGLRLTVHQPSYSMLNRWIESGEPSALDVTHDGGMGNVVFSPLAQGMLTDKYLDGIPEDSRAARGGSLRREFLNEATLGHVRALHTLAGERGQTLAQMALAWVLRDERVTTALIGASSVAQLDDSLDALGNLAFSDEELRRIDADAVEAGINIW, from the coding sequence ATGACCTATGTCGCTGCGGATGACCGCTACTCCTCCATGACCTACCGCCGCTGCGGGCGCAGCGGCCTCGACCTGCCCGCCATCGCCCTGGGCCTGTGGCAGAACTTCGGCGCCGCGAACGCCCCTGAGACGCAGCAGGCGATCGTCCTGCGCGCGTTCGACCGGGGGGTCACCCACATCGACCTCGCGAACAACTACGGCCCCCCGCCCGGGGCGGCCGAGGAGTTCTTCGGACGACTGCTCGCCCGCGAGCTCGCGCCGTACCGCGACGAGCTCGTCGTCTCGACGAAGGCCGGGTACGAGATGTGGCCCGGCCCCTACGGCGACGGCGGCTCCCGCAAGTACCTGCTCGCCTCCCTCGACGCGTCACTGGCGCGGATGGGCCTGGACTACGTCGACATCTTCTACAGCCACCGCGACGACCCGACGACGCCGCTCGAGGAGACCCTCGGGGCGCTCAAGACCGCCGTCGACTCCGGGCGGGCCCTGTACGCCGGAATCTCCTCCTACTCCGCCGTGCGGGTGGCGCAGGCCCTCGAGGTGGCGGCCGAGATCGGCCTGCGGCTCACCGTCCACCAGCCCTCCTACTCCATGCTCAACCGCTGGATCGAGTCCGGGGAGCCGAGCGCGCTGGACGTCACCCACGACGGCGGGATGGGCAACGTCGTCTTCTCCCCCCTCGCGCAGGGCATGCTCACCGACAAGTACCTCGACGGGATCCCCGAGGACTCGCGCGCGGCCCGCGGCGGGTCGCTGCGCCGGGAGTTCCTCAACGAGGCCACCCTCGGCCACGTCCGCGCGCTGCACACCCTCGCCGGTGAGCGTGGGCAGACCCTGGCGCAGATGGCGCTGGCGTGGGTGCTGCGCGACGAGCGCGTCACCACCGCGCTCATCGGCGCCTCCAGCGTGGCCCAGCTCGACGACTCCCTCGATGCCCTGGGGAACCTCGCCTTCAGCGACGAGGAGCTGCGGCGCATCGACGCCGACGCCGTCGAGGCCGGCATCAACATCTGGTAG
- a CDS encoding AMP-binding protein, giving the protein MDRAPNRYDAGRAFYAPGVPAEIDVDERDVGALLDDAARRYPDRVALDFLGASTTYAALEQEVARAAGLLQDAGVRAGDRVALVLPNCPQHVVAFYAVLRLGAVVAEHNPLAPAEEVQAQLARHGARVVVAWEKALPLVCPDGDLGGRTVYAVDLTAALPRSSRLLLRLPLPAARRQRDAMRGPVPAGVRSWDRGVRAARPVDGPRPAPGDLAVLLHTGGTTGTPKAVALTHRNLMANATQGQAWVSGLEEGKETFYAVLPFFHAFGLTLCLTFAVRMGATQVVLPRFDVDMTLAAMRRRPATFLPGVPPIFDKLARAAEERGADLRTIRYSISGAMALDPEVAARWERVTGGLIVEGYGMTESSPVALGSPLSPDRRPGTLGIPFPSTQIRVVDPENPDVDVEPGSPGELLIRGPQVFSGYYGEPEESAAVLLPGGWLRTGDIVTVDEDGFVTLADRIKELIISGGFNIYPSQVEDAVRLMPGVADVAVVGVPGGAGGDRVVAALVLEAGAQVDLAAVRHWCEGRLSRYAVPRQVAVLAELPRSQLGKVLRRTVREQLMERGSRKS; this is encoded by the coding sequence ATGGACCGTGCCCCGAACCGCTACGACGCGGGCCGTGCCTTCTACGCGCCGGGCGTGCCGGCCGAGATCGACGTCGACGAGCGTGACGTCGGAGCCCTGCTGGACGACGCCGCCCGCCGGTACCCCGACCGGGTCGCCCTCGACTTCCTCGGCGCGAGCACGACCTACGCCGCCCTCGAGCAGGAGGTGGCACGAGCCGCGGGGCTCCTCCAGGACGCCGGCGTGCGGGCCGGGGACCGCGTCGCCCTCGTCCTGCCCAACTGCCCCCAGCACGTCGTCGCGTTCTACGCCGTGCTCCGCCTCGGTGCCGTGGTGGCCGAGCACAACCCGCTCGCCCCGGCCGAGGAGGTCCAGGCCCAGCTCGCCCGGCACGGTGCGCGCGTCGTCGTCGCCTGGGAGAAGGCCCTGCCGCTGGTCTGCCCGGACGGCGACCTCGGCGGGCGCACCGTCTACGCCGTCGACCTCACCGCCGCCCTGCCCCGCTCCTCCCGCCTCCTCCTGCGCCTGCCCCTGCCCGCCGCGCGGCGCCAGCGCGACGCCATGCGCGGCCCGGTCCCCGCGGGCGTGCGCTCCTGGGACCGCGGCGTGCGTGCCGCGCGGCCCGTCGACGGCCCCCGCCCGGCGCCCGGGGACCTCGCCGTGCTCCTCCACACGGGCGGGACCACCGGGACGCCGAAGGCCGTGGCTCTCACCCACCGCAACCTCATGGCCAACGCCACGCAGGGGCAGGCGTGGGTGAGCGGCCTCGAGGAGGGCAAGGAGACGTTCTACGCCGTCCTGCCCTTCTTCCACGCCTTCGGCCTCACCCTGTGCCTCACCTTCGCCGTGCGGATGGGGGCCACGCAGGTGGTGCTCCCCCGGTTCGACGTCGACATGACGCTCGCCGCCATGCGCCGCCGCCCCGCGACCTTCCTGCCGGGGGTCCCGCCGATCTTCGACAAGCTGGCCCGCGCGGCCGAGGAGCGCGGCGCAGACCTGCGCACCATCCGGTACTCCATCTCCGGCGCCATGGCCCTGGACCCCGAGGTCGCCGCGCGCTGGGAGCGGGTCACCGGCGGGCTCATCGTCGAGGGCTACGGCATGACCGAGAGCTCACCCGTTGCCCTGGGAAGCCCCCTGAGCCCGGACCGCCGGCCCGGCACGCTGGGCATCCCCTTCCCCTCGACGCAGATCCGGGTCGTCGACCCCGAGAACCCCGACGTCGACGTCGAGCCCGGCTCCCCGGGCGAGCTGCTCATCCGTGGGCCGCAGGTGTTCTCCGGGTACTACGGCGAGCCCGAGGAGAGTGCCGCGGTCCTCCTGCCCGGCGGCTGGCTGCGCACGGGCGACATCGTCACCGTCGACGAGGACGGCTTCGTCACTCTCGCCGACCGCATTAAGGAGCTCATCATCTCCGGCGGGTTCAACATCTACCCCTCCCAGGTGGAGGACGCGGTGCGCCTCATGCCCGGGGTCGCCGACGTCGCGGTGGTGGGCGTTCCCGGCGGGGCGGGCGGCGACCGGGTGGTGGCGGCCCTCGTCCTCGAGGCGGGCGCCCAGGTGGACCTCGCCGCCGTGCGGCACTGGTGCGAGGGGCGGCTCTCGCGCTACGCGGTCCCCCGCCAGGTCGCCGTGCTCGCGGAGCTGCCGCGCAGCCAGCTCGGCAAGGTGCTGCGGCGCACCGTCCGCGAGCAGCTCATGGAGCGGGGCTCGCGCAAGTCGTGA